In Saccharothrix violaceirubra, the following are encoded in one genomic region:
- a CDS encoding HSP18 transcriptional regulator has translation MGAGSPGDLVAALTVLRELREELAGWEPELITAAREQKVSWAALAPALGVTSRQAAERRYLRLRPSDTGEQTGEERVRAQRDKRAGDRAVATWARDNAAVLRQLAGQVSSVQGLSRRAQRHVDLVGQALAEDDPARLLPPLADTHTHLKATHASLAAQVRSLTDQATQIRHTSDMTRSDSAPAAEQRTGNPG, from the coding sequence ATGGGCGCGGGAAGTCCTGGCGACTTGGTGGCGGCGCTCACGGTGCTGCGCGAGTTGCGGGAGGAGCTGGCCGGCTGGGAGCCCGAGCTGATCACTGCGGCCCGCGAGCAGAAGGTCAGCTGGGCTGCCCTGGCTCCCGCGCTCGGCGTCACCAGCCGTCAGGCCGCCGAACGTCGCTACCTGCGCCTGCGGCCCTCCGACACCGGCGAGCAGACCGGTGAGGAACGGGTACGCGCCCAGCGCGACAAACGTGCGGGTGACCGGGCGGTGGCCACCTGGGCCCGGGACAACGCCGCAGTCCTGCGTCAACTGGCAGGGCAGGTTAGCTCCGTGCAGGGTCTGTCCCGGCGCGCCCAGCGCCACGTCGACCTGGTCGGTCAGGCCCTCGCCGAGGACGACCCAGCCCGTCTGTTGCCTCCGCTGGCGGACACGCACACCCACCTGAAGGCAACACACGCCAGCTTGGCCGCCCAAGTCCGGTCCCTCACCGACCAGGCCACACAGATCCGCCACACCAGCGACATGACGCGGTCGGACTCAGCACCGGCTGCGGAGCAGCGGACCGGCAACCCCGGCTGA
- a CDS encoding Hsp20/alpha crystallin family protein gives MLMRTDPFRELDRLTQQVFNNVAGTWSRPTAMPLDAYRAGDEFVVAFDLPGVDPDAIELNIERNVLTVKAERRPTVTDQSVEMQVSERPLGVFSRQLFLGDTLDTNQINADYNAGVLTLRIPIAEKAKPRKIEISGGQATRKEINA, from the coding sequence ATGTTGATGCGCACCGACCCGTTCCGCGAGCTCGACCGGCTGACCCAGCAAGTTTTCAACAACGTCGCCGGAACCTGGTCGCGTCCCACGGCGATGCCGCTGGACGCCTACCGCGCCGGCGACGAGTTCGTCGTCGCCTTCGATCTGCCCGGCGTCGATCCCGACGCCATCGAGTTGAACATCGAGCGCAACGTGCTCACCGTCAAGGCCGAGCGCCGGCCCACCGTGACCGACCAATCGGTGGAGATGCAGGTGTCCGAACGGCCCCTGGGCGTGTTCTCCCGACAGTTGTTCCTCGGTGACACCCTCGACACCAACCAGATCAACGCCGACTACAACGCGGGCGTGCTGACGCTGCGGATCCCGATCGCCGAGAAGGCCAAGCCCCGCAAGATCGAGATCAGCGGTGGGCAGGCCACCCGCAAGGAGATCAACGCCTGA
- a CDS encoding IS3 family transposase (programmed frameshift) translates to MTVSSPSDKQSRPSRDDQADPAPRPSRRVFTPDYKLAVVTEYENAPAGEKGAILRREGLYSSHIIEWTRARDAGRLTGQPAEPGAQTKPARKSAEQIELERLRRQNEKLASDLAKTRMALDIMGKGTRALGGTVRERGGRHAASQILTTAFTELRAAGLSVKKSCTLTGTSRATHYRHANPTGPMHGPRPARTPPPQALDADERARVLEVLTSPAYRDLAIPQVWARELDEGRYWCSISTMYRIARAQGQVRERRRIATHPPRTRPELSARGPGEVWSWDITALKGPVKGVWYKCYVVLDIFSRYVTGWLVAAAEDAVLAKDFLAEAIARNGTEPHTIHADRGGAMVSKPVSELLTDLGVLRSHSRPRTSNDNPYSEAQFKTLKYMPDFPDRFGSLADARLFCEGFFLAYNHEHRHSGIGMHTPASVHFGTAGRIRDQRQATLDRAHARHPERFARRPRPPALPEVAWINQPLDQPQPAP, encoded by the exons ATGACCGTGTCCTCGCCATCCGACAAGCAGTCCCGGCCCTCCCGCGACGACCAGGCCGACCCGGCGCCGCGTCCGTCGCGCCGGGTGTTCACCCCGGACTACAAACTGGCCGTGGTCACCGAGTACGAGAACGCCCCCGCCGGGGAGAAGGGAGCGATCCTGCGACGCGAGGGCCTCTACTCCTCCCACATCATCGAATGGACCCGGGCACGCGACGCGGGACGCCTGACCGGCCAACCCGCCGAGCCCGGCGCCCAGACGAAACCGGCGAGGAAATCCGCCGAACAGATCGAACTGGAGAGACTGCGCCGCCAGAACGAGAAACTCGCCTCCGATCTCGCGAAGACCCGAATGGCACTGGACATCATGGGAAAAG GCACACGCGCTCTTGGAGGAACTGTCCGGGAGCGCGGAGGACGACACGCCGCCTCGCAAATCCTGACGACCGCGTTCACCGAACTGCGCGCGGCCGGTCTCTCGGTGAAGAAATCATGCACGCTGACCGGGACCTCCCGGGCGACGCACTACCGGCACGCCAACCCGACAGGCCCGATGCACGGGCCGCGGCCGGCGCGGACACCCCCACCCCAGGCCCTGGACGCCGACGAGCGCGCCCGGGTGCTGGAGGTGCTGACGTCACCGGCCTACCGGGATCTGGCGATCCCGCAGGTGTGGGCGCGCGAACTGGACGAGGGCCGCTACTGGTGCTCGATCTCGACGATGTACCGGATCGCCCGCGCCCAGGGCCAGGTCCGCGAACGCCGCCGGATCGCCACCCACCCGCCGCGGACCCGGCCCGAGCTGTCCGCCCGCGGCCCGGGCGAGGTGTGGTCCTGGGACATCACCGCGTTGAAAGGACCGGTCAAAGGCGTCTGGTACAAGTGCTACGTCGTGCTGGACATCTTCTCCCGCTACGTCACCGGCTGGCTGGTCGCCGCCGCCGAGGACGCCGTCCTGGCGAAGGACTTCCTCGCCGAGGCCATCGCCCGCAACGGCACCGAACCGCACACGATCCACGCCGACAGAGGCGGCGCCATGGTGTCCAAACCGGTCTCCGAACTCCTGACCGACCTCGGCGTCCTGCGTTCGCATTCCCGCCCCCGCACCTCGAACGACAACCCCTATTCCGAAGCGCAGTTCAAGACCCTGAAGTACATGCCCGACTTCCCCGACCGGTTCGGCTCCCTCGCCGACGCCCGCCTGTTCTGCGAAGGATTCTTCCTGGCCTACAACCACGAGCACCGCCACTCCGGCATCGGCATGCACACCCCGGCCTCGGTGCACTTCGGCACGGCCGGACGGATCCGCGATCAACGCCAGGCCACTCTCGACCGCGCCCACGCCCGACACCCGGAGCGATTCGCCCGCCGACCCCGCCCACCCGCGCTGCCCGAGGTGGCCTGGATCAACCAACCCCTCGACCAACCACAACCGGCCCCATAG